One window of Ziziphus jujuba cultivar Dongzao chromosome 5, ASM3175591v1 genomic DNA carries:
- the LOC107411132 gene encoding uncharacterized protein LOC107411132, with translation MMWDEWEDDNVSDSEQPDQESHLNFDFFPPLSKPKDYYKILEVDYDATDDAIRSNYIRLALKWHPDKQKDEDSATSRFQEINEAYQVLSDPAKRIEYDKKGMLYVYDYNLIEYLNRYKGLILTCNGLGMRHSIW, from the exons atgATGTGGGACGAATGGGAAGACGATAATGTCTCCGACTCCGAACAACCCGACCAAGAATCCCACCTCAATTTCGATTTTTTTCCTCCACTTTCTAAGCCCAAG GATTATTATAAGATATTAGAGGTGGATTATGATGCTACGGACGACGCAATCCGCTCGAATTATATACGCTTAGCCCTG AAATGGCACCCAGATAAGCAAAAAGACGAGGACAGCGCTACTTCCAGGTTTCAAGAAATAAACGAGGCATATCAAG TTTTGAGCGATCCGGCAAAGAGAATAGAATATGACAAGAAAGGGATGCTTTATGTCTATGACTATAATTTAATT GAGTATCTTAACCGTTACAAAGGTCTAATATTGACATGCAATGGTCTTGGGATGAGGCATTCAATATGGTAA
- the LOC107411169 gene encoding glucose-6-phosphate isomerase 1, chloroplastic → MASISGICSSSPSLKPRKPFLRTTTSTSSLSCKDSVSFPTRRISDRSLSIGSPAHSVAREISADLSSKTTDGAVKKEKKMGLDKDPDSLWRRYVDWLYQHKELGLFLDVSRVGFTDEFVEEMEPRLQAAFRAMEELEKGAIANPDEGRMVGHYWLRNPKLAPNSFLKVQIENALDAVCKFADEVVSGKIKPPYSPEGRFTQILSVGIGGSALGPQFVAEALAPDNPPLKIRFIDNTDPAGIDHQIAQLGPELASTLVIVISKSGGTPETRNGLLEVQKAFREAGLDFAKQGVAITQENSLLDNTARIEGWLARFPMFDWVGGRTSEMSAVGLLPAALQAIDIREMLAGASLMDEANRTTVVRNNPAALLALCWYWASDGVGSKDMVVLPYKDSLLLFSRYLQQLVMESLGKEFDLDGNRVNQGLSVYGNKGSTDQHAYIQQLREGVHNFFVTFIEVLRDRPPGHDWELEPGVTCGDYLFGMLQGTRSALYANERESITVTVQEVTPRSVGALIALYERAVGIYASLVNINAYHQPGVEAGKKAAGEVLALQKRVLAVLNEASCKEPVEPLTLDEVADRCHAPEDIEMIYKIIAHMAANDRALIAEGSCGSPRSIKVFLGECNVDELYV, encoded by the exons ATGGCTTCGATCTCAGGCATTTGCTCGTCTTCCCCATCTCTCAAACCCCGAAAACCCTTCCTCAGAACCACCACTTCAACTTCTTCACTTAGCTGCAAAGACTCAGTTTCGTTCCCTACTCGGCGTATCTCCGATCGGAGTTTAAGTATCGGTAGTCCGGCTCATTCGGTGGCGCGGGAGATCTCAGCCGACTTGTCGTCGAAGACCACCGATGGAGCCGttaagaaggagaagaagatggGGTTGGATAAGGACCCTGATTCGCTATGGAGGAGGTACGTTGACTGGCTATACCAGCATAAAGAGCTGGGGTTGTTCTTGGATGTGAGTCGGGTTGGGTTTACGGATGAGTTCGTGGAGGAAATGGAGCCCCGGCTTCAGGCTGCGTTCAGAGCTATGGAGGAATTGGAAAAGGGTGCGATTGCGAATCCCGATGAGGGTAGGATGGTCGGGCATTATTGGCTTAGAAATCCCAAGCTCGCACCAAACTCTTTCTTGAAGGTGCAGATAGAGAACGCTTTGGATGCTGTTTGCAAGTTCGCCGATGAAGTCGTCAGCGGTAAG ATCAAGCCACCCTATTCTCCAGAGGGGCGCTTTACCCAAATACTTTCAGTTGGAATTGGAGGTTCAGCTCTTGGACCACAGTTTGTTGCTGAGGCATTGGCTCCTGATAATCCTCCTCTGAAG ATAAGATTCATTGACAATACTGATCCAGCAGGAATTGATCATCAGATTGCACAGCTTGGCCCTGAGCTGGCATCTACACTTGTTATAGTTATCTCTAAG AGTGGAGGTACTCCTGAAACTAGGAATGGTTTATTGGAGGTACAGAAGGCCTTTCGTGAAGCTGGCCTGGACTTTGCAAAACAG GGTGTTGCCATCACACAAGAGAATTCATTGCTAGATAATACTGCAAGAATTGAGGGCTGGTTAGCTAGATTTCCCATGTTTGACTGGGTAGGTGGCAGAACATCTGAAATGTCTGCAGTTGGTCTGCTTCCAGCAGCACTTCAG GCCATTGACATTCGAGAAATGCTTGCCGGTGCATCATTGATGGATGAGGCAAACAGAACCACTGTG GTAAGAAATAATCCAGCAGCATTGCTTGCTTTATGCTGGTACTGGGCTTCAGATGGAGTAGGATCCAAG GATATGGTCGTCCTACCTTACAAAGACAGCCTATTACTATTTAGTCGATATTTGCAGCAGTTAGTCATGGAGTCACTTGGAAAGGAGTTTGACCTTGATGGCAATCGG GTGAATCAAGGGCTCAGTGTCTATGGTAACAAAGGGAGCACTGATCAACATGC CTACATTCAGCAACTGAGAGAAGGTGTGCACAACTTTTTTGTGACTTTCATTGAAGTGCTACGTGATAGGCCCCCTGGTCATGATTGGGAGCTTGAGCCTGGTGTAACATGTGGTGACTACCTTTTCGGAATGCTACAG GGCACCAGGTCGGCTTTATATGCTAATGAGCGGGAGTCAATTACAGTTACCGTACAAGAAGTAACACCTAGATCTGTGGGTGCTCTTATAGCACTTTATGAGCGAGCAGTTGGGATATATGCCTCACTTGTTAACATCAATGCTTACCATCAACCTG GTGTGGAAGCTGGGAAAAAAGCAGCTGGAGAAGTATTAGCTCTTCAGAAGCGAGTTTTGGCAGTACTCAACGAGGCCAG CTGTAAAGAGCCTGTTGAACCATTGACACTTGATGAAGTAGCTGATCGCTGCCATGCTCCTGAAGAT ATCGAAATGATTTACAAGATTATTGCTCACATGGCTGCCAATGATAGAGCACTTATTGCTGAAGGAAGCTGTGGATCACCACGTAGCATTAAAGTTTTCCTCGGGGAATGTAATGTGGATGAGTtgtatgtttaa